In a single window of the Nicotiana tomentosiformis chromosome 8, ASM39032v3, whole genome shotgun sequence genome:
- the LOC138898151 gene encoding protein MAIN-LIKE 1-like, whose product MWEFIRAHPLHTYIVRRLQDTGFYRIIEIGRLQFNWALITAMIERWRPETHTFHLPIGEATITLEDVKVLFGLPVDGLPVAYLHALREYTGFQYLQILQRITGFQKAKETALNGASHAEITDDSPAEETALSGASHLQLTPVRQHLEAMDVDIIDDSLAEVIDWYTRLLMLLMFGGVLFPNTLGNLVSLRFLCHLERLDDLPSYNWGAAILGYLYRQMCWASMGTQRDVAGFLPPLHVKT is encoded by the exons atgtgggagttcattagggCCCACCCACTCCATACCTATATAGTTAGACGCCTTCAGGATACTGGTTTCTACAGGATAATAGAGATCGGTCGGTTGCAGTTTAACTGGGCGTTGATCACggctatgatagagcggtggcgaccagaGACGCACACGTTTCATCTACCCATAGGCGAGGCTACCATCACGCTCGAGGACGTGAAAGTTCTTTTTGGTCTGCCGGTTGATGGACTACCTGTAGCATACTTGCATGCTCTTAGAGAATATACGGGATTTCAATACCTGCAGATATTGCAGCGAATCACCGGTTTCCAAAAAGCGAAGGAGACTGCATTGAACGGGGCCAGTC ATGCAGAAATTACGGATGATTCACCGGCGGAGGAGACTGCATTGAGTGGTGCCAGTCATTTGCAATTGACGCCCGTCCGGCAGCATCTGGAGGCGATGGATGTGGACATTATAGATGATTCACTAGCAGAGGTTATCGACTGGTACACGAGATTGTTGATGTTGCTGATGTTTGGTGGTGTATTGTTTCCGAACACTTTgggaaacctagtcagcttgagatttctttgtcatcttgagcggctagatgatttacctagTTACAACTGGGGTGCAGCTATTCTAGGTTACCTGTATAGACAGATGTGctgggcgagcatgggcacccagagAGACGTTGCCGGATTTTTGCCGCCGTTACATGTGAAAACATAa